One part of the Cyclobacteriaceae bacterium genome encodes these proteins:
- a CDS encoding 6-carboxytetrahydropterin synthase, which produces MKVRVSRKEHFNAAHRLFNPAWSAEKNAQVFGKCSNPNYHGHNYEIIVTLTGEPDPETGYVFDMKVLSDLIREHVTQKFDHKNLNLDTEYFKNLNPTAENIAVVIWNILREKIGASLELKVTLYETERNYVEYPAD; this is translated from the coding sequence ATGAAAGTAAGGGTATCGCGTAAAGAACACTTTAATGCCGCGCATCGGTTGTTTAACCCAGCTTGGTCGGCAGAAAAAAATGCCCAGGTTTTCGGAAAATGCAGTAACCCCAATTACCATGGCCACAACTATGAAATCATTGTAACCCTTACCGGTGAACCCGACCCTGAAACCGGTTATGTATTTGATATGAAGGTTTTGAGCGACCTCATCCGGGAGCATGTAACCCAAAAATTTGACCATAAAAACCTTAACTTAGATACCGAATACTTCAAAAACTTAAATCCCACAGCCGAAAACATTGCCGTTGTCATCTGGAATATCCTTCGGGAAAAAATCGGGGCATCGCTAGAATTAAAAGTTACACTTTATGAGACCGAAAGAAATTATGTTGAATATCCGGCCGATTAA
- the folE gene encoding GTP cyclohydrolase I FolE, producing the protein MRPKEIMLNIRPINPADIDDAGDDHVASSYNTPLRPDAFELSDDEKVEKIEKHFREIMTILGLDLNDDSLSGTPKRVAKMYVKEVFSGLNPKNRPHARLFENKYKYDQMLVEKDITFYSHCEHHFVPIFGKAHVAYFSSGKVIGLSKINRIVQYFAKRPQVQERLTVQIAKELQRALHTDDVAVVLDATHLCVASRGVGDTNSKTGTAHFSGKFNDENIKREFLNYINTK; encoded by the coding sequence ATGAGACCGAAAGAAATTATGTTGAATATCCGGCCGATTAACCCCGCTGACATTGATGATGCTGGCGATGACCATGTTGCCTCATCGTACAATACCCCCCTGCGCCCCGATGCTTTTGAGCTCAGCGATGACGAGAAAGTAGAAAAAATTGAAAAGCACTTCCGTGAGATCATGACCATTTTGGGATTGGACCTGAACGATGATAGTCTTAGCGGAACACCTAAGCGCGTAGCCAAAATGTACGTAAAAGAGGTTTTTAGCGGGTTAAATCCTAAAAACCGGCCGCACGCACGCTTGTTCGAGAACAAGTACAAATACGACCAAATGCTGGTGGAAAAAGACATTACCTTTTATTCGCACTGCGAGCATCACTTTGTACCCATTTTTGGGAAAGCCCATGTTGCCTATTTCTCAAGTGGAAAAGTTATCGGCTTATCCAAAATAAACCGCATCGTTCAATATTTTGCCAAACGCCCACAGGTACAGGAAAGGCTAACGGTACAAATTGCAAAAGAGCTTCAACGCGCATTGCATACCGATGACGTTGCCGTTGTGCTGGATGCAACCCATTTATGTGTGGCCTCACGCGGTGTAGGCGATACAAACAGTAAAACCGGCACCGCACACTTTTCAGGAAAGTTTAACGATGAAAACATCAAGCGCGAGTTCCTAAACTACATCAATACAAAATAA
- a CDS encoding carotenoid biosynthesis protein, with the protein MIARLYKSLQVTICPFSLPLVVVMHVVGIVGLLSPYQELFRLLTPLNLVASAFLLWINHADRSASFLLFAFIVFVLGFAVEVVGVQYGFIFGQYTYGSTLGPKVFGVPVIIGLNWLLVIYCIGVLTESLTLPVLPKILLGAFLAVLMDTLIEPVAIRFDFWGWQNGVVPLQNYIGWFIVSAAMLAFFHAFKIKAENKLALPYYFVQLFFFLILASAKSVTAFFGLILY; encoded by the coding sequence ATGATTGCAAGATTGTATAAAAGCCTGCAGGTCACAATTTGTCCATTTTCCCTTCCACTGGTTGTGGTTATGCATGTTGTGGGCATTGTCGGGCTGTTGTCACCCTATCAGGAGCTTTTCAGGTTACTGACACCGTTGAACCTTGTTGCCAGTGCTTTTCTTTTATGGATCAATCATGCCGATAGGTCTGCATCTTTTCTACTGTTCGCCTTCATTGTTTTTGTACTTGGTTTTGCTGTTGAGGTGGTGGGCGTTCAATATGGTTTTATTTTCGGGCAGTATACCTACGGATCTACCCTGGGGCCAAAGGTTTTTGGCGTTCCGGTAATTATCGGTTTAAACTGGCTATTGGTTATTTACTGTATCGGGGTACTAACTGAATCTTTGACGCTGCCTGTTTTACCTAAGATTTTATTGGGTGCATTTTTGGCGGTGTTGATGGACACGTTAATTGAACCGGTTGCCATCCGCTTTGATTTTTGGGGATGGCAAAATGGCGTAGTACCGCTTCAAAATTATATTGGCTGGTTTATTGTCTCTGCCGCCATGCTGGCATTCTTCCATGCCTTTAAAATTAAGGCTGAAAATAAATTAGCATTACCCTATTATTTTGTCCAGCTTTTCTTCTTCCTCATCTTAGCCTCCGCTAAAAGTGTTACCGCTTTTTTTGGGCTTATTTTGTATTGA
- the crtI gene encoding phytoene desaturase — protein MKAIVIGAGVGGLATANRLRAQGFEITVFEANTYPGGKLTAFTKDGYRFDAGPSLFTMPHFLDEVFRDCGRHARDYYHYQRLSVTCNYFYEDGTKLIAYADREKFADEVSHQFHVPASSLKNYLERSSRLYESAGRIFTEKPLRDWRTWLSKPVAKALVRIPEMGLATTLNRFNEKHLRHPKLVQLFNRYATYNGSDPYQAPGILSSIPHLEFNVGTFLPEGGMHCITQALVTLANDQGVSIFYDSPVDEIVVKDGKAAGVLANGTLHLADVIVSNMDVYFTWRKLLKNLPAPERTLKQERSSSALIFYWGITKTFQQLDLHNIFFAEDYRKEFETLFGKKQIADDPTVYVNITSKYVPADAPTGCENWFVMVNVPAIEGQDWDALIEKTRRNILAKLSRMLNTDVESLIESESVLDPRAIEMRTQSYKGALYGSSSNSRYAAFLRQANRSSSIPNLYFCGGSVHPGGGIPLCLQSAKITANLVRKHFH, from the coding sequence ATGAAAGCAATCGTTATCGGGGCGGGTGTAGGCGGATTGGCTACTGCCAACCGCCTTCGCGCACAAGGGTTTGAGATTACCGTATTTGAAGCCAATACTTACCCGGGCGGAAAATTGACAGCCTTTACCAAAGACGGATACCGCTTTGATGCGGGGCCATCCCTGTTTACCATGCCTCATTTTCTGGATGAAGTTTTCAGGGATTGTGGCCGCCATGCAAGGGATTACTACCACTACCAAAGGCTTTCGGTAACCTGTAATTATTTCTATGAAGATGGAACGAAGTTAATCGCCTATGCAGATCGGGAAAAGTTTGCGGATGAGGTTTCACATCAGTTTCATGTTCCGGCAAGCAGCCTTAAAAATTACCTTGAGCGTTCAAGCCGCTTATATGAATCGGCCGGGAGGATTTTTACTGAAAAGCCATTGCGCGACTGGCGCACCTGGTTATCGAAACCTGTTGCCAAAGCCTTGGTGCGAATACCTGAAATGGGGTTAGCCACGACCCTAAACCGGTTTAACGAAAAGCACCTTCGGCACCCAAAGCTTGTTCAACTCTTCAATCGTTATGCAACGTATAATGGGTCAGATCCTTACCAGGCTCCCGGAATCCTGAGCTCCATACCTCACCTTGAATTTAATGTGGGCACATTTTTACCGGAAGGAGGGATGCACTGCATTACCCAGGCATTGGTAACGTTGGCAAACGATCAAGGTGTTTCGATTTTTTATGACTCTCCTGTGGATGAGATTGTAGTAAAAGACGGAAAAGCAGCGGGTGTGCTAGCGAACGGTACGCTGCACCTGGCGGATGTAATCGTAAGCAACATGGATGTTTATTTTACGTGGCGCAAGCTGCTGAAAAACTTACCTGCACCCGAACGCACCTTAAAACAGGAGCGGTCAAGTTCGGCATTGATCTTTTATTGGGGGATAACGAAAACATTTCAGCAGCTTGACTTACATAATATCTTCTTTGCAGAAGATTATCGGAAGGAATTCGAAACCTTGTTCGGTAAAAAACAAATTGCGGATGACCCAACCGTTTACGTCAACATTACCTCCAAATACGTTCCGGCAGATGCCCCCACAGGATGTGAAAACTGGTTTGTTATGGTTAATGTGCCGGCCATTGAAGGGCAGGATTGGGACGCACTTATTGAGAAGACGAGGAGGAATATTTTAGCCAAGCTTAGCCGTATGCTTAATACCGATGTGGAATCTTTGATTGAAAGCGAATCGGTACTTGATCCGCGCGCTATTGAAATGCGAACCCAGTCTTATAAAGGAGCTTTGTACGGCTCTAGTTCAAACAGCCGGTATGCTGCCTTTTTGCGCCAGGCCAACCGAAGCTCAAGTATACCCAACTTATACTTTTGTGGTGGTAGTGTTCACCCGGGCGGGGGCATCCCGCTTTGTTTACAGTCTGCAAAAATCACGGCTAATCTGGTAAGAAAACACTTTCATTGA